The genomic DNA CTATTCGCCGAGGATGGCGTCGTTGATCAACGGCGCCACGATCTGCATGCCCGGGTCTTCGTTGTTGTAGTTGTTCTGGGGCTCGACCCACCGGATCACGGACCCGTTGTCCACCCAGGCGTCGAAGAACTTGTCGAAGCCGTACTGGGCGACGCCGCCCGGGCACTTCCAGCTCTGGCTCCAGGGCCACTGCCAGAACTCCCACCACTTCTTCTTGCGAATCGTCGGGCACGAGTGGCTCCCGATGAACGTGATGATCGACGAGCAGTGGCTGTCGTTGATCGGCCGGTGCCACGGGATGTGGTAGCTGAAGTTCGGGTGATCGTTCATCTCGTCGATCAGGTTGTCCTGGTCTTCGCGCCACTTCGCCAGGATGGTCGCCTGGGTCTGGTTCGGGAAGAACCGCTCGTAGGAGAACCGCGAGAAGTTGAAGTCACTCGAGTAGCCCGTGTAGGCGAGCTGATCGTTCGGGAACTCGATGGCCACCATGTCCGTCGCGCTGCCGAAATCGTTCGTGTCGAAAGTCGCCGGCAGCTCGGCGAACACCGTGTCCAGGTCCCACGCCACGGCGATCGTGTCGTGGAGCTGGCGCGAGTTGAAGCTGGCGTTCGGCGCGGGGAAGAGCGGCCCCGAGTCGTTCAGCATCAGCCCCTCGCTCGGATCGAGCGTGGTCCGTGCCTCGTAGTAGGCCGCGGCCGTGGCCACGCCGCCCGCGCTGAACCCGGATACCAGCAGCTTGTCGATGTTCGGGAATACGCCAGCCAGGTGATTCACCGCCGCCCGGGTGTTGTTGAAACCGACGTGGCGGAAGGTGATCGGCGGGTTCTGCCCCGACGGATCCACGTAGGTCTGGACGTTGTTGCCCACGTGCACGTCACCCGTGCAGTACGGCATGAACACGACGTCCCATCCCTGGGTCGCGATCGGATCGATCGAGCGGAACGGCAGTCCGGGATCGGCGCCGTTCACGATCGGCGACACGAAGCGTGGCGCGAACTGGGTGATGTAGTCGTCCGGGATCCCGTTCGGGTTGGCCGCGCCCAGGATACCCAGCTCACCGCTGCAGGACGGGTAGTCCCAGCAGGCCCCGCCGCCCTCGAAGTACAGCAGGAGGTCGTCGGAGTTCGGGTTGTCGTACACGAAGAACTTGTACTGCGAGCCGTCACTGCAGAACGTTCCCGGCAACTCGACCCGCTGCCACGGATAGTCGTTGCCGCCATTGACGACGTCCTCGATTCCGATGCCCTGAGCGGCACCGCCCAGGCACAACAGCCACGCCGTCAAAACGATCGATCGGAAACCGATGCTTCGCATGCTCTCCCCCTCCGCGCGATGCAAGCACATCGCGCGATTCGTTCCGTTGCGGTCCTCGTTGGGTCCGCGCAGGCTGGGGTTCGAGCGTTCCACCTCGGGCCAACCCCGGCGCACGCGAACGGCCTCACCCTATCACCCAAAGCTGAACGTGATTCAGAAAACTGAGAGTCATCTTCCACGAAATCACGCCAGACGACCGATTTCGGTGACTCGTAGTCGCTCAATCTGAATCGAGTTCTGGTTTTGACAGGGTGCGTGACTCTGCGAAGGCGGCTTCGTCCGCCAGCCACTGGTCGCGTAACGCGGCGTGTCGTTCGCGCCGTTCCAACGCTTCGGACAGGCGACGCGGCAGCTCTTCCAGACGCGCCAGATGCAGCGTGCGCGCGAGCTCCAACAGGCCCTTGTCGCGCGGTGGCAACACGTCGCCGTATCGCTCGAGGGCGAGATCGGTGAACGCAACGTAGTCGCTCGAGATCCGGTTGCGTTCGCCATAGAACGCGCGGACTTCGGATTCGCTCGCGGTGTTCGACATCACCTTGCCGAGTTCTCGGTTCCAGCGCTCGCGCGTCGCTTCCCGCTCCGCCAGGACGCGCGCGTCATCGGTGGGAACCGCGAGCTCCCAGAACGCGTTGTCCGGGAGTTCCTGACGCAGATCCTCGAGGTCCACGCGAGCCCAGGCCCAGGCCGGATCGTCCGCCGGAAACCAGTCCGACCAGGCCGACGGCGCATCTTCGGGGGGAACCGGCAGCGGGTCCTCAGGAGTGCGCGCCTCGGCGGCGGCGACATCGGGGGCCGGCGCGGCGCTCTCGCGCGCAGCTGTGGGCTCCGGCCCAGGGCGGGGCGGATCGCTCCGGAAGAAGACGAACAGGCCAACGACCACGCCGAGGAGGCCCAAGCCCCAGATCCACGGGATGCCTCGACCTGCTGCGTCCTTCGGGTCCGACACGCGGCCACCATACACGACACACGCCCCGCCGCGGCCCCGATCGTCCCGGCTACACTTTCGACATGCCCTCTGCCCTCGCCCGCGAGCCCCGAGGCCGGCCCCGCCAAGCGCGTGCCCAGCAACGCATGGAGCGCATCCTCGATGCCGCGCGCGAGGAACTCGCGCTGCAGCCGCCCGAAGCGATCCGCGCCGACGCGATCGCCGAGCGAGCCGGCGTCCCGGTCGGATCGCTCTATCAGTACTTCGACGGCAAGAACGCCCTGCTGGCGGCGGTGGCCGAGATCATCATGGCCGAAGCCGATGCGGCGCTGGCACAGGTGCTGTCCTCGTGCCTCGAGGTTCCCTGGCGCGATGCGGTCGACCGCATGCTCGACGCCACCTTCGACCACTACCGCGACAGTCCACACTACCGCTCGCTCTTGCGTTCCCTGCGCAGTACGCCCGAGTTCAACGCGGTCGCCGAGGCGTCGAACCGACGCGTCGAAGAGCTTCTCGCCCTGCACCCCGGTTTCGCGCGCGCCGGCATCCCGCGCGACCAGGTGCGCGTGATCTGCCGCACCCTCGTCACTGCGAGTAACGCGCTGCAGGACCGTATGCTCTCCGAGCCCCGGGCCGAGTTCGAGATCTGGCGCGAAGAGGCCCGCCGGCTCGTGAAGGGCTACCTCTCGGTCTACCTCGGCTAGGCCCAGCACGCCTGGCGACCCTCCCGGAAGTCTCTACGGTTTTCGAGGCGAGAGACCGAAGCGAGTGGAACTCGAACCGCGCAACCGGTGACGCGCCGGACCCGCGGCCGGGCCGGAGAACCAGCGATGGGCGAAGCATCCGACGACGCGAACTGGCGACGCTGTAGTTCCTGCAAGCAGCCGATCGGCTTCGACGCCACCTACTGGACGTGCAGCGTCTCGACCTGCAACCGCAAGCGCACGGGGCTCGTCTTCTGCAAGGTGAGCTGCTGGGATGCCCACTTGCCGATCGCGCGACACCGCGAATCCTGGGCCGAGGAGCAAAAGGCCCCGAGCGCCGGGGAAGTCGCAGCGTCCCGGGACGACAGCGGCGCCAAGAAGACCGGCGGAAAACGCCGGCTCGTCCGACCTGCAACGACCGAAACCGCGAAGCCGGCCGCGAGCGACGAGGTGCTGGTCATCGCGAGCCGGCTGAAGGATTACGTGCGCGCCCAATCGGGCTACAACACGTCCGATCGCGTCCTCGGGCCACTCTCGGATCTCGTGCGCCGCACTGTCGACGAGGCGATCCGCAACGCCCAACGAGAGGGACGCCGGACCGTCCTCGATCGCGACCTCCCGAACTCCTAGCTTCGGCTTCGTCCCACCCGTAGAACCGTTTGGCCTGGGCGTCAACGCGAGAGAAGTTGGTAGGCGCGGACGGGATCGAACCGCCGACCCCCTCGGTGTAAACGAGGTGCTCTCCCAGCTGAGCTACGCGCCCCAAAGTTCGACTTCGCTCGCCTGCGGCTCACGGCGCGCCCACCGCGAGGTGGGCTTGCGCGGACCGTCTACGGAATCACGCAATCCCGGCCTGCCGTTCCGCCCGGCGCCTCCACCAGCGCCCGCTCGGGGCGGCGTCGCGCTGAACCGCTTCGACGATCGAGTCTCTCGATGTCAACTCGGCCGGTGAGGCCGAGGGCCCGGATCGGTTCTCCTAGTTCACCCCGGCCGGTGCGGGCACCTCGACGCTGCGGTCGCCGAGGACCACCTCGTGGATCTCGTCCACTTCGTGATCGCCGTCGTGGAGCAGCGCCTCGGGGTTGCTGATCGAGAGGGCCGCAGCGAGGACTTCGTCCATGTGCTCGACCGAGATGATCTCGAGACCGCGCTTGATGCTCGCCGGGATGTCGGCGAGGTCCTTCTCGTTCTCCTTCGGGATCAGCACTCGCTGAATGCCCCCGCGGAGCGCCGCGATCAGCTTCTCCTTGAGTCCGCCGATCGGGAAGACGCGGCCGCGGAGCGTGATCTCGCCAGTCATGGCGACGTTGGCTCGGACCGGCACCCGGGTCAGTGCCGAGGCGATCGCGGTGGCGATCGTGATCCCCGCGGACGGACCGTCCTTCGGCGTCGCGCCCTCGGGCACGTGGATGTGCACGTCGACCTTCGAGTAGAAGTCGCGGGTGAGGCCGAGCTGCTTCGCTCGGGTACGCACATAGGACATGGCGGCGTTCGCCGACTCCTGCATGACCTCGCCGAGTCGGCCGGTCACCTGCAGCTTGCCCTTCCCCGGCGTGACCGAGACCTCGGTCTGGAGCAGCTCACCGCCGACCTCGGTATACGCGAGGCCGGTGCAGAGGCCGACGCGGTCGGTGTCCTCGGCCTGGCCGAAGCGGTACTTCGCTACGCCCAGGAGCTTCTTCACCTTCGCCGGGGTGATCTTCGTCTGCTTTGCATCGTCGCCGGCGGTGACCACGTCACGCGCCACCTTGCGGCAGATCGAGGCGAGCTCGCGCTCG from Myxococcota bacterium includes the following:
- a CDS encoding TetR/AcrR family transcriptional regulator, whose translation is MPSALAREPRGRPRQARAQQRMERILDAAREELALQPPEAIRADAIAERAGVPVGSLYQYFDGKNALLAAVAEIIMAEADAALAQVLSSCLEVPWRDAVDRMLDATFDHYRDSPHYRSLLRSLRSTPEFNAVAEASNRRVEELLALHPGFARAGIPRDQVRVICRTLVTASNALQDRMLSEPRAEFEIWREEARRLVKGYLSVYLG